atactTTCTGAGTAACAGCTCATTAAAATGTTACAACCAGTTACTTAAGTTTAACAGATACTGACTGTGTAAATTTCTCTtctgataaatataaataacatctGAGTTTCTGAAGGTGTTTAACAACCGAGCATTTCAGAGGAAAGGAGGATTCAATTATACCCTTTAggtatttttgtgttgtgtgtgtgtgtgtgtttaatgacaCACTTCTGAGAAACACTGAAGCCCGGACACTGTAATTAAAAGTACCGTCACTCATTCCACTCGTGTGATTACAAGTCTGTGGTCTTCTCATTATCGTAGACAACGTTTCCCTTGATGACGACGTAGCGGACGAGCTCCTGGTGTCCTCCCAGCTGATAGATCAGATGCTCCCAGCTGCAGTAGAACAAGAGAGAGGCTCAGTCACTGTGACACACTAACACTTCATCACACTTTAACACTACTGAAGCAAAGAATAAAGACAACAGAGTTTCTAtacttaacaaaaaaaattaaagttaaaactCAATAGTTAGACTTTgtgctgtaaaaataaagaaactggTGCAAAGGTTTACTTCAAATATTGAAAGTAGAATTTGACTGTTAATAACTATTAGTTGACGTGGTGCTAACTTCAATAACATAGTTTAATAACAGTTTATAAGATAATCgcatttttatataaatatgtcaattttcaacttgaatagTAACTGAAGTTAAACTGAAATATATCAAAGTGAAagtataaagtaaaagtacttaaaCATTTCTACTTTAACCCAGTAATTGAATGATTTTTATCATGCAGCTCAAATTTTTCTTGATAAGTGGAGTTAAACTCTAAATGTATCTATAATGATTTAATAGTTAAaataagacaataaaaacacaaaacatattaaCCGCGAGGTGTTGAGGACCAGCAGGTCTCCGTGCTTGTTGACCTCCAGGGATCCGTGTGTGTTGGAGCGTCCGAGGGCGTAGGCTGCGTTGATGGTGGCGGCAGCCAGAGCTTCAGGCATGGACATCCTCATGTTGACGCAGGCCAGGTGCATGACTATGGgctgaggaaggaggggagagaaggtGAAGAGGCAAACGTTCgccctgtgacctttgacctcgcGCCTGCCGACGCCTCACACCTCTGGCTGAACTCACCATGGAGCAGCAGTAGGCGTTGGGGTTGAAGTCGCTGCCGAGGGCGACGATCACTCCAGCGTCCAACATGTCTCTGGCCCGAGGCTGCGGCAACCTGAACACACAGGGGTCATTAGAGAGCTCACAGCCGGgcgacaggtgtgtgtgtgtgtgtgtgtgtgtgtgtgtgtgtgtgtgtgtgtgtgtgtgtgtgtgtgtgtgtgtgtgtgtgtgtgtgtgtgtgtgtgtgtgtgtgtgtaccgcaGAATGTAAGCTGTGGTCGGTAGAAGGACTGCAGCGGTTTTTGCTTCAGCCATGGCGTTGATCCCTTCGTCCGTGACCTCCTCCAGGTGACTGATGGCCAAGGCTCCAAGCTCTGCTCCCAACTGACACACGTCAACACAACAAGATTATCTTTTactataataatattaatattataatttatcacagtaaaaaatgtaatgtgtccTTGCAAGTGTAACCAGCTCTTCGTAGCTTTTCCACTATTACCAACCCAACCTTTAAATTCAAGCCGCACCAGATAAATATctgttccctaaatatgccagacctttttattctctgagaaatctgcCCTATCTCGTTAGAAAGTGACAAACTTCTTTCTTGactccaagttttgtggaaaactgttcagtagtttttgtgctgCAGCCCTAAagtcaaacaaaccaacagtgaGAGGCTGAATCcgaacctccttggcagaggtaataacgGATAATTAAACTGATCCTGTGTTGTGGGTAGAGTCAGGTTGTTCTGTGGAGTTTCTAGTAGAATCAGTGGTTTGAGGAGTGAGTGCTACCTGAGCAGAGTTCATGGGATGAAGCTCATCCCCGTGGAAGTTGATGTTGAGGCCCAGGTCTTTTCCCGCCTGCAGGATGGCGCGAGTGGAGCCGAGGTCAAACACTCCCTGCTCACAGAACACGTCGATGTTGTCCACTCGGAGCTTCCCAGCAGACATGCGCTCCCTCAGCCGAGGCAGCTGGACCTGCAGGATGTCGTCTGTGGCCTCAGCGACCGTCTTCCCTCTGGATAACGACACAGGAAGTTAGGAGTGAATGTCAGGGAGTGATATGAAGTGAGGTCAGGGTGAGGCCGCTCTGTACTTGGGCACAGCGTGAGCTCCACAGTAGGTCGAGGAGATGTTGATGGGCAGCGTGCGTCTGGCCTCGTCGATCACCTCCAGCATCTTGAGCTCGGTCTGCAGCTCCAGGCCGTAGCCGCTCTTACACTCCACCAGGGTGGTGCCCGCTCGCTGCATCCGAGCCAGCCGGCCGCTGAGGGAGGCCAGGAGGTCAGAGGGCGCGGCGGCCCGGGTGTGCTCCACGGTGAAGTGGATCCCTCCGCCGGCCCGGTGCACGTCCATGTAGGTGGCACCTgccagctgcagcacagaaacacacagttcaTCAAAAACTCAGGATGCAGGTGGAGAAGTGAGGCCACAAAAACAgtctaaatactttatttacaattatttACCTTCATCGCAAACTCATGGACTCTGTCGCCAGCCCAGACTGGATGAGTGTGAGCGTCCACCAGACCTGGAACAAGATCATTTACACGCTGATCAATGGTTCAGATGTTAAAcgacagcagagaggaaagaatTCAGAGTCTTTGTGAAAGTCCAGaattcaaaatgaataaatcactTTACTGTAAATGATAAGTTTatatctgacattttaaaagtgttaaTACTGATGCATCTGAGCTAAAGCAGCAGTTGTACAATAATATTAAATGCACCAAGTTACATTAGAGAGAGGTTGTGACATCATTAACAGAAGATGGAGGAATTTTAACAAGTTCTTGGAGGTGTAAAAAGTATAATATTCCTCTGAACTCAAGAAGAAGAGAGTCAAAGTACTTGAATGAGTGTATTTAATTACAGACCACAGCTTCTCCCCTGATTAAATAAGAGCTTCCCCTCACCAGGCATGACGCACATTCCTGAAGCATCGATGACTTTATCAAACGTCGCCTCTGAATACTGAGCTCTGATGGTTTCTGCAGGTCCCACAGCTTCGATCAGTCCGTCACTGGATGAACAGAAATCAGACTCAACAGAGAACGTTCACTTTAAATCACACGAGGGGGACAAAGTGTAAAAAGCTTCAGAATGTCCTCCGTGCAGAGGATGAACCTTTTTATAACAACATGGCATTTCCTCTGGAAACATCCTCGGGCTGAACTCCGCATTCTCCCCCCCACAgtgcagaggaagtgaaactgatTAGTTAAGAGTGTTTATTTAGACGTTTTGAGAAAACCCTGAAATACTGAGATATGAAGATGATCCAAAATAAAGCTGGCTGGTTCATTTTAACAACTTCTTATGAAAAACACTGGGAAAAGAGCAGGATTGATTTATTAGAATTTATTATCCAGTAATATAGAGTAGAAGAGGTAATTAACTGGATACAAATACATATAGTTTAAATAAGGATAATGATATAAATCCAAAAATAAAGGGGTTGGTAAAATtggaataaaatatgaatccagTATATAATGAGCCACTAGGAGTCGCCAAATACCATTATTTTAAATTAGTACCGAGTGATccgttattttttttaaataagaaactTTCCACAGGTGAATTTAAACCACAGATCATTTACATTGATATTTAAACTTTATATTAACTCACAAAGGAGATGATTTTAATCCGAAGCGACTGAGGAACAGATCTCAACTGATCATTAGAAGATTCTGAGGTCAGAGCTCCAGGTTTTAATCACTGAATCTGAACCTTGTCTCAGGGGAAACTCACCTCCCAACGACCACGCTGCcgttttctatcacacacagaTTCTTCATCCCAGGTTCCGTCAGGTATTTCTCTCCACCGCTGCAGATCAGAACCAGCTGTCGGGCATTTTGCACCAGGAGTCTGTGGCTGctggacatttttctttattaatccGAGGCAGAGACACTGACTTTCAGGGCGACTGGACTCAAACCAGTTTGAGACAAGTCAAATATTTGTAGAAGGGCAGAGTTTAAAGTGCacggagagaggggaggggccTCTGTCACTCATCTTTTAACTGGTGAGTATTTCTCCACTAGAAAGTTGAACATTGAAACTTTACAAATACCATCCAATGAGTTCATCACAATCTTGGATAATTTTCCTCTTTATGTTCCTTCTGCAAAACAGAGGTCGAGTCCTTATCTCATTTATTTACGCATTTTCTTAATCTGTTTTGCTCCCTATTTTCATATAGTTTAACAATTAAATTGCTGTTTATATTACTTTAGTTTCAACTTGACAGCAAAACacaaatcccccaaaaaatattgTAGACATTGCcaattaattcatgtttttacattttatttctgcttgtgttatTAACTTTatcttgttgtatttttgtCAAATGCTCCCCCCCTTTTCTAATCTATTGGAACATGACATACAAGAACTTGTTGAGGTTAATATACAGTTACTTTTAGTATTAATCAAAATAGAAGAACTTGTGggcaaatatatatttatacagtcATGACTAAATGGCAgctaaaaagagaaatattcCCCATGCTGTTCTTTCACTGATGTTAATAAAGTTGATTGAAAGATGCTGGGAGGACTcattcaaataataaatgtcaCAATTTGCGAAAGAGAGGATGTGTCTCACAGAAATGCAGAAAATTGCAATAAAAATAAGTCGGAAAAAGAATTAACATCAGGTTTAAGAAATGGTACAATAATCACTTTATTGTGTCTGTATCACAAAGTCACAACATAAAATTcatatacagtaaaaaaaagaaaagaacagcaTTTTCAAAACTGCTTGAAAAGCAACACCCCTTCCtgacccccccgcccccccaatGTTTCACATGGTGAAAACACGAACAGATTAACTCGACTCTACGAGGAGCAGTCGCCCCCAGACGCCAACATCACTCCCTCATTtctccgtcctcctcttcttcttctacaccTCTGATGTACAGAACATTATTGCACCTGTGGGGGATGAAACACACGTTACAGTCAGAAGTGGCTGCAGGCGAATAAAGGATGTGAATCACGCTTTTGTTGGTTTACTTCCCAACACGgatttcttttcaaaacaagacTTTCCTTTATAACACGACTTAGTTTATGTTGTTGGGAGTTTTTTTAAAGCTTGAGGCCATTGAAAGAAGTTTCcgggattttgtttttgtttaagcCAAAAACCTCAGATTACGATCTGTTCTTGTGTTTGAGCAGCGATCTTTcattgagctgctgctgcacatctggACTTGTTCGCTGCGTGATTCATTCTTGGCAACGTCTCTGTTAAATATTCTCAATCTTAGCAGATAAAGAATTACTGAAACGAAAAGgtatgtaataaataaaacaaccttTGCTTGACGGGTTGCATAATAAAGATTCGGGGGTTCCAGTCATGAAACATACCTGATGAGCACTTCACCGAGGTGACCTGCCAATGCTCCGTCCACGTACTCCTCCGTGTTTGCCAGCTGTCAGGGAAACATGTAATATGTCAAAGGGTCACAATCAGGGCGCATGTACAGTTAACACAACACTGGTGCTGATCCAGAAGGTAAAAAGTTGCAGATACTATTCTACGTTTAGTTTTTATAATTTCTGTGAGCATCTTTCTGGATTGAtttttctacatgtgtgtattcaGGTTGCTGCAAAGGCCTTCGAAACATTTCCACTGGGGTGTGATATACAAATAGGGACGAAGAAATTccaaacacacaatataaacacattttacaaacactATATAATATCTATAAGAGGGACTGCAGATGCAAGTTAGCTACACAGCCAACTCCAGGTTGTGTTGTACATGGCTGCTGTTAACAAAGCTAAAACAAAACGCAGCTGCCTCCATGAATAAATAACCAAATGCCCCATTCCTCTATAAACATATTGTATTAATCTGATTTATTGGTGATGCTGATCAAGCTGGTAGATTTGTTTTGATGCCTACAACAGAATTATGAGTCATTAAGAGTTACAATcagaataaactttattaagcTGCATGATGACGGACATTAACAACCTCCGTCTTGCAGCACGTCCCCTGTTTCCCCCCCGTCGTGCTGCACTCACCTGCATATTCATGTATCCATCCACAGACACCAGGTAGCCCTTGTACTCCATCCCCCACTTCAGCTTCACCATCACGGGTTTGCCTGTGAGGCCGTTCAGGAAGGGCTTCGGGTTCAGAGGCAAACTCTGaggacaagaaaacacaataacattAGTATTAACATTTACTACACTGCTTTTAAAAGACACATAAGATAAGGATGCACTTATACTGTCACCAATACAGTATTACACAGATTACTACTTATCAAACATATCTAATTACTGTAGCTATCAACAGAGGGAGAGTTCAAATGAGGTTTATGGATATGTGATGTTCTTCCAGTATTAATCTTTGACTGAGACAAAGATAAACAAAGTGTTTAATTGAATATTCCTCTGAAGGAAGCTGCTCGTGTCGCCTGCATCGCGCCGAACACAACGTTTCATTGTGCTTGTGTAGATGAGCGAACACAAACAAGCACCGATGTTGTGAAATTTAAGAAGTTTGCAGGTGAACGTGGATCAAGCTTTGCTACGTGTGAATCATTGTGTTGTGCTGATGAGAACATGCTCGTTAAATTAGAGGTTTTTTGAATGGGGTTTGGTGTGACTCAGCTTAAAAAGTACCcttaaatctttaaatatgaataaaaacaatataaacacacctcgatgttttatttcaattcaCTAACGTTACATAAGACGATGTTTATGCGCATAAACCTCGtggattcattcattcagtcgAAGTTTGGAGTGAGAAGCTAACAAAGCTaatgctaacaagctaacaggCTACTTCCGTTAAACGcggtgaaaacaaaaaactctcTCGTTAAATAtctgctgagctgctgtttaACATTAGTAACATTCACTCACCATCTTTAATTCGGTTCAAACGCGTGTCCCGTTGGTTAGATGTTCGATTCCTTCGTTTCGTCACTGAAACGTTAGCGGCTCACAAACCAGAACACGCTTTACCGCCGAACAGGAAGTGGAACCTCTGACCTCCGAGGAGTGTTGTGGTCTTGACACAGTGCCACCTAGTGGTCACAGCGCTCAGTGATTTATAGTGGAGAAAGACAGTATAACCAGAAAATGGAATATTCACAGAACATGTATATACAACTCACATGTGGTTTTTATTgcagtataaataaataaagtagaaatcaatgctgggatgtaacaaagtacatttactttctGACTGTACTTATGTATATTGTTCATGCATcagtactttacttaagtacatttcttttttactttacacGTTTACTCTACTACATATATCAgtaaatatctgtactttctactccacaagtactttaacatttaatacttttaaatgtattccttAATTTAATTATGTAATATGTAAGTATCTTGACAAGCAAGTACTTTCTTAATTTCTACTCTTTAAGTAGAAAAGTTAACATGGTACTTACTTTTAAGTGAGAACATTTttgtttatctatttgtacttttacacaAGTAAAACGTTAGAGTACTCCCTCCACCACTGTAAAACAGTACAGGTGAATATAAAGTCAGTATTTGTACAACAATGAAAcgacaaacaaaaataatttagttGGAATTTGGAGAAGCAAAGTTTCGACATTAAACATAAATCggcacattttatattttatccgTGAGATAAGAATTAACTTATTACCACCAGATTTCATGGTCATGAGAGTAAACAttcacttctctccctcttcccatTTCTGGATGAATTTCTACATGCACGCGTCGAGCTGAATTAAtagttaccttcaccaaggaggtatttattaattgaaatGTTTCTTCCTGACCTTACAATACTTCATGAGtcattcttcttctcttggTTCATAATAACACCATGTAAAATGTACTAGTATGTGAAATATGTGAAATCTTATACACATGTAATAGGTTTCACCTCAGCTTGACTGTCGTTACTAACAGATAATTACACAGGGGTTTAACACTGACCTGTTAAAGAGTAAAAAGTGAGACTGTCATATCTGGGTCTCTGTCTCGACAGCTTTTTCTCTGAGGCAACAAGCAGACTGAAGATTTCTCTCATTTTTCTGCGTTGAAGCATTCGACTGTTACTAAAGCTCCAGACAAGTTCAAACCCGATGCTCTGAATAAAACTAACATTTGACTTCCTACAGTGCAGGGCTGGGTTCTTTCGGTGGATTCCTCTGAAATTGCACTGGCACTTTCTTTGCATGTCTGAAATACTTGAGTCCTTACATCATGCAGCCTAGTTTTCTTGCCTCTCCCTCTAAATGTCCTCCACATAATTACCCGACCCATCAGTCAGTCACCGCATGTGTCAGTTACAGCAGAGTGATAACGTGTGGGTGGGTGCATGTCGAGAGCAGGGAGCCAGAAGTGCACCCAGGGGTGTCAGCGACCACAATGAGACACAAgatgaccacaaagagacacaagatgaccacaaagagacacaagatgaccacaaagagacacaagatgaccacaaagagacataaAACATCCACAATGAGATGAGACACAATGACACGCTGCACTAAGATTGTGAACATGGCAAACTCTCTACCTGCCTGAGGGAGTAGTTTGAGATGTCAGGAAACTTGGCTTATTCACTTTGTTGCCAAGAgtaagatgagaagattgataacACTCTCGTGAactgtgtgaagctgcagacggcagaaaataaagacattaaaaacaatcaagcagagaaacaaaatgacGACAAAGGACACAAACAACCGACCGCACACTCATTACACATGATGTGAAGCTACAGTCGTGCAGACAGGTGGTTAATCCGAGCGTAAAGTCTGGAAGTTTAAACCTGGATCCCAGTTCTCCTCCTCACAAAGAGCCGAGCTCTGCTGAGTGAACCAGGACAGACGGAACAAAGTGAACAGGTGAGATAGTTTCATTTGGCTCAGTGCTTATTGGACACGGGTCAGATGCACAGAAAGCAGGTCACGGTCCGATTacacagcagacagagaagcCAGTGCCATGCTGTGTTCAGTGGAGCCTGACCCGAGTGGGCCCGAGCGGAGAGAACAGTCCTGCAGCAACTATTTCCAACCTGAAAcgcttctgtgttttctttttttttttttggtaccGTTGCTGAGCACAGGGGGGCAACACTGCAGCCTGCACACGCCTGCCTCGCTCTGTTCCTGCAGGCTGGAACACAATCTGAAGTTTGCCATCACCACAACACAAGGTGTGGTACTTTCGAGCTGCGTTTTAGAATAAAtccaaaaaattaaaagaaatcgCCCCTGAGTTGATTTTTGACATCTGACTGCCTCCATCTTGCCCCTTTCTTCTTGTATTAAAGCAGCCATTGTTGGCAGCAGACGGTCGAGTGGGAAGCAGAACTGGAATTAAAAAGCTTGTGTATTTCACTGCTCTCTGACGGACACCAACAATGCTGTCAACAAAAGGCCGCGGCCGGGGTTCAGCCGAGGAACCAATCGGAGCGACTCAAAGTGCGTCAGCAGCTCGTCCAGCATCACTTCGTGTGTGTGAGCAATTTCTTCACCCAAAGCCAATTAGTCAGAACTGAGGATACGAGCACATTTTTACCTCATCAGCTTTTCATCGGCCTCCACGTGGTCCGTGCAGGGGGTCCCGCACTTTGTCAGGCCATGGACCCCCGATGTTAATACGACCAGTGGGGCGAAGTACTCGGATACTTACTGATACTTACTCAACTacttcttttcactttgtgcTGCTTATATATTTCTGCTAAATGAGATGGAATCTATTGTTTTTGGCTCCACTAGCTGTGTTAAACAGGGAGTAACACAGTCATGAGTACATACAGATACATAACCAGCGTATAAAGTATTAGAGTAAAGTATTATACATACATCCATCAGTCATGTACAACTTTAACAACTTAaaaattcacaaattaaaacttaaatCCAGTAGATCCATTATATTTAGATCTACATAACGGTTTAAGTGGTTGCTTTCCGACTAGCTACTTTCCAACTAGCTACTTTCCGACTAGCTACTTTCCAACTATCTAATTTGCCCTTTTTTCAGCGGGTTtacctgctttttaaaaaccttctAGTTTTGGTATAAAACAGGTGAAACCTTGAAGCTGCTACTTTAAGTTATAAAAAAGTTGCCTGGTGTCGCTTTAAGTGCAACACTTGTTGAAACAGAGCagttttgttctgctgctgttgatgtaAAGTAAAACCTCTCATTAGTCTCATTTAATCCCCAGGACCCTCATATGTTAGGACCCccccatcatccatccatccatgcagcAAACTGGAATGTTCCTTTAAGTCGGCGGAGGGGCGGAGCCGCGCTTCGCCTCTGTCACTACCACAAGCTCCGCTCACACTCAGATGTGCGGGCGGACCGGCGGGCTCTCACTGCGGGGAAATGAAACACGCTGCGGGTCCCGAAGCTGCAGACGAGCCGCACAGACCCGACCGTCGCTCCTGCTCCTGCCCGgatctccctctccctccgcGGGACACCAGCACCCACCGCCCGGCGTCATGCGGCTCCTATCGCCGCACCGGATCACAGctgagtgaaagagaaagtCCACACCGGATTTGAACCTgcgcattttttattttttacagcatCGTGGATGAATCTTTAATTTTGAAAAagtctgtttcctcttctctcataTTTTTGGATTATTCTCCCACTGAGGAGACATGTTGGTTTTACTGGTGATCACTGTGGCCTTGTTCTCAGGTTCAGGTCAGTGagagtttcttttttaaatattttttatattatgatAGTttattgtttctgctgctcGGGGACAAGTGCATCATCTCAGGAGACGCTTTGCTTTTCAGCCGATTTAACCTCTCGAGTGTTTAATATGTTTCTGACACGTGAAGccacatgtttttaaaagtttagaGTTTATTCTAAGATGAttaattgaaatatttaaacacgATAAAACAGTTTTCATATTAATCCACTGGAAGAAGAGAACAATGCAGAATAAGTGGGAAAGTCATTGTTGCTAAATTTCAATAATTTTCAATGGATGTTTTGgtttagaaaacagaaaagttcagatttattttcactgtgttgatgagtaaacatgaattattattgtgtttttaaagttccAGTCTTCCCCTCCTGGCCCCCTCACCTATAGACAGTTATGCAATTGAGCAGCAACACCAGtctagtaaataaaaaaaatcctcttccTTTTAAGATGAATCCAGCCTCTCAGATTTAATATAAGTCGACCTGTGAGGTCCCtgacatgaaaaacaaagcgAGCTGCAGGTTGGAGATAATGAATCCACTTAGGGAGATGACACTTCGGCCCCTCAGGGAGGTTGCGAAGCGTCTGGAAGGCGTCTGACTGCTGCTCATCCTCCCTGAGCTGCCaaactctctctgtgtcagaGTCCACGCTGCACGGCTGCAGTCGGCAGCGGGGCAGGTGCACAATGCCTCCTTTATCCCCTTTTTGCATAATGTTTCCGATTGGAGGTGAATCACTTGACTTGTGCACACACTCCCTGAGTCACTCTTCTCCTCCGCTCGTCTCcgctcactgtcacacactcacacactccacgTTACCATaacttcaggtgtgtgtgtgtgtgtgtgttcatggacGTTGTGTGAGGAAATGGGCAAAACCCTCCAAACCCAAAGATTAAATTCCTGAGGTCAAAGTAGGTCACTGATTGCTGCCCAACaagatgtttttattggttAATATGGTCAATCATTGCACAAAGTTCACAGAATTATCAGCTGAGAGGATAAACTTTGTACCTGATCTTCTTCTATTGTCATTTTTTGATTTGGAATAACCCTTAAAATGGGCTTTCAGGCAGTTTGGAGGCCTCTTCACCCAATTCACTCACTTATCTCTACTGGTTTCTCGTCTTTTCTGTAAGTTTATTCTTCAGTCTTTCTCTGAAACATCTTCTTTcacttcccttttctctccactgGAGAAACTGAAACTAATGACAGTGGAATCTGTTTATTACTCAGAGCATCAGGGACTCAAAAACCTCAGATATCTCAAATCCTGGGCAAACAAAATCTATCCGCATGGTTAATAACCACTTCAGCTCAGTTCTTTGGATGGACTGACCCTTTAAGCTGAAGTATAATGAGTGCCACACCTTGTGGTTCCCACCTGACACCCACGCTTTCACTCTTCTTTCTGCTGTTATGTCACCTCAGCCCATATTTGCCAAGCAGATGTGTAAATatcagtatttttcttttctccgtCCATCCAGGTCTGTCGGTGGAGATGTTTCGTGCAGGTGTGGCCCCTCGGTGCGAGAGCCGGGCCTGCAACCCCCGCATGGGCAACCTGGCCCTAGGTCGCCGGGTCCTGACGCAGACCGTCTGCGGCAACAACGGCACCGAGCTCTACTGCTCCTACGCCGACCCCAACGCCAACCTGGCCTGCAGCGCCGGCAAATGTGCCAAGTGCAACGCCGGCCTGCCGCTCCTGTCCCACTTGGCCGGGGGCATGTCCGACTCCTCCTTCCGTCACCCAAACACCTGGTGGCAGTCGGCTGAGGGGGTGGAGTCTGAGACGGTGCAGCTGGACCTGGAGGCCGAGTTCTACTTCACGCATCTCATTGTCGTGTTTCGCTCGCCGAGGCCCGCCGCCATGACCCTGGAGCGGTCGCAGGACTTTGGGCGAACGTGGAGGATGCTGCAGTACTACGCCCGCAACTGCAGCGACGCCTTCGGGCTGGAGGAGGGAAAGGCGGGAGCGGGTCGGGACAGAGCGACCTGCACATCCAAATACTCGGGGGCTTATCCCTGCAACCgtggagaggtgaggaggagacgctgGGTCTTtagaatctgtgtgtgagtctgtgtgtgtaacgcGTTCTATCTTTTTATCGTCCAGTGACAAAAGCCATTCAGTGAATAAGAATACTCTATATAGTAGCTTTTGTTGGTGGAGTCCATCTTTCCCACACAGAGGATTCCCAGGATGTGATTCATGCAGTTGCAGGACATTGTGCATCAGACAAAGGCAGGAACAGTGTGAAAGACATCATTCTGTCAGGTGTCAGGTGGCGCTGttgattttctgtgtgaaaacaacacaatgcaatgaatctcatgtttgttttgctgctctGGAAAGAAAATTAGATCAGTTGTTCCACGTGAGGTGCAGTCGATACACAGGGTAGGACTTCTAAGTGTTTTTATCCCTTTATTAGAGACACTAGGGAGATGACAGAAAGAAatctggatccaccccctgatccggTTCCACAccagaatttaatgggttcttcccagaCCCATAGAGCATCCTTAGACCAAGATTCGTGGTAA
The sequence above is a segment of the Hippoglossus stenolepis isolate QCI-W04-F060 chromosome 22, HSTE1.2, whole genome shotgun sequence genome. Coding sequences within it:
- the snrpf gene encoding small nuclear ribonucleoprotein F → MSLPLNPKPFLNGLTGKPVMVKLKWGMEYKGYLVSVDGYMNMQLANTEEYVDGALAGHLGEVLIRCNNVLYIRGVEEEEEDGEMRE
- the amdhd1 gene encoding probable imidazolonepropionase, giving the protein MSSSHRLLVQNARQLVLICSGGEKYLTEPGMKNLCVIENGSVVVGSDGLIEAVGPAETIRAQYSEATFDKVIDASGMCVMPGLVDAHTHPVWAGDRVHEFAMKLAGATYMDVHRAGGGIHFTVEHTRAAAPSDLLASLSGRLARMQRAGTTLVECKSGYGLELQTELKMLEVIDEARRTLPINISSTYCGAHAVPKGKTVAEATDDILQVQLPRLRERMSAGKLRVDNIDVFCEQGVFDLGSTRAILQAGKDLGLNINFHGDELHPMNSAQLGAELGALAISHLEEVTDEGINAMAEAKTAAVLLPTTAYILRLPQPRARDMLDAGVIVALGSDFNPNAYCCSMPIVMHLACVNMRMSMPEALAAATINAAYALGRSNTHGSLEVNKHGDLLVLNTSRWEHLIYQLGGHQELVRYVVIKGNVVYDNEKTTDL